A genomic stretch from Marinobacter fonticola includes:
- a CDS encoding ABC transporter ATP-binding protein — MADFLDVRHLSIAFHGKKVVDDVSFSVPVGRTLALVGESGSGKSVTALSILRLLDDRHASYPAGEIHLEGENLLKAKPQRLRQIRGKRISMIFQEPMTSLNPLHTVEKQISETLALHQGMRPNRARSRTLELLDLVGIPDPEQRLSYYPHQLSGGQKQRVMIAMALANEPDLLIADEPTTALDVTVQRQVLELLRDLQTKMGMAVLLITHDLSIVRHYADDVVVMQHGRVMEAGPTEDVFNNPSQAYTRMLLNADPGDAPPSIAGDATPLLTMEKVNVRFPVTKDFLGRPKTFLHAVNDVGLSLRTGETLGIVGESGSGKTTLGMALLKLTRCDGDIRFEDRTIGHLSQKQFKPLRRHLQIVFQDPYGSLSPRMSVGEIIGEGLNVHFQDEKERHEAMIIQALKDVGLDPETRHRYPHEFSGGQRQRIAIARALVLHPKLIVLDEPTSALDRTVQKQVIELLRSLQQRYGLSYLFISHDLSVVRALSHRVLVLKSGKVVEYGDAEQVLGSPQADYTRQLLDAAFFYQGKPDDSVGPVS; from the coding sequence ATGGCCGACTTTCTCGATGTCCGTCATTTGTCGATTGCGTTTCACGGCAAGAAGGTGGTCGACGACGTCAGCTTTTCGGTACCCGTTGGCCGAACACTCGCACTGGTCGGCGAAAGCGGCTCAGGCAAGTCCGTGACGGCTCTGTCGATTCTTCGGCTGTTGGACGATCGCCATGCCAGCTACCCGGCCGGCGAAATTCATCTGGAAGGCGAAAATCTGCTGAAAGCCAAGCCACAGCGGCTGCGCCAGATCCGCGGCAAGCGCATCAGCATGATCTTTCAGGAACCGATGACGTCCCTGAACCCGCTCCATACCGTGGAAAAACAGATCAGCGAGACCCTGGCCCTGCATCAAGGTATGCGTCCCAACCGGGCGCGCAGTCGCACGTTGGAACTGCTGGATCTGGTCGGTATTCCCGATCCCGAGCAACGCTTGAGTTATTACCCGCACCAACTCTCCGGCGGTCAAAAGCAGCGCGTGATGATCGCCATGGCGCTGGCCAACGAACCGGATCTGCTGATTGCCGATGAACCCACCACCGCGTTAGATGTCACGGTCCAGCGTCAAGTACTGGAGCTGCTGCGTGACCTTCAGACGAAAATGGGCATGGCCGTGCTGTTGATCACCCATGACTTGTCGATTGTTCGCCATTACGCCGACGATGTCGTGGTCATGCAACACGGGCGCGTGATGGAAGCCGGTCCGACGGAAGATGTCTTCAACAATCCCAGCCAGGCTTACACCCGCATGTTGCTGAATGCGGATCCTGGCGACGCTCCGCCATCGATCGCCGGCGACGCAACCCCGCTGCTAACGATGGAGAAGGTCAATGTACGTTTCCCCGTCACCAAAGATTTCCTGGGACGACCCAAGACGTTCCTGCACGCGGTTAATGACGTCGGGCTTTCTCTGCGCACGGGGGAAACCCTGGGTATCGTCGGCGAGAGCGGCAGCGGCAAGACGACCTTGGGTATGGCTCTGCTGAAGCTGACCCGGTGTGACGGCGATATTCGCTTTGAGGACCGCACGATAGGTCACCTAAGTCAGAAACAATTCAAACCCTTACGCCGACATCTTCAGATCGTTTTTCAAGATCCTTATGGCAGCCTGAGCCCACGCATGTCCGTGGGTGAAATCATCGGCGAGGGTTTGAACGTTCACTTCCAGGACGAAAAGGAACGCCATGAGGCCATGATCATTCAGGCCTTAAAGGATGTCGGCCTCGATCCGGAAACGCGACACCGCTATCCACACGAGTTTTCCGGCGGTCAGCGGCAGCGCATCGCCATCGCCCGGGCTCTGGTACTGCATCCGAAGCTGATTGTGCTGGACGAGCCTACGTCCGCTTTGGACCGGACCGTACAAAAGCAGGTCATCGAGTTGCTGCGCTCGCTACAGCAACGCTATGGACTGAGCTATCTTTTTATCAGTCATGACCTTTCCGTCGTGCGCG
- a CDS encoding ABC transporter permease — protein sequence MASFELSPIQRRRLHNFRNNRRGFYSLWLFLVLFFVTLFAEVVANDKPLVVSYQDDLYFPIVEQVNEETFGGFLPTEADYRDPFIADEIKANGWMLWPPIRFSYDTINYNLKVPSPAPPSSVNWLGTDDQGRDVVARLIYGFRISVLFALTLTFFSCIVGVIVGALQGFYGGKVDLIGQRFVEIWSGLPVLYLLIILSSIVQPSFWWLLGIMLLFSWMGLVDVVRAEFLRARNFEYVRAARALGLDNRTIMFRHMLPNAMVATITFVPFILTGAITGLTSLDFLGFGLPPGSPSLGELIAQGKANLHAPWLGISAFITLAIMLTLLVFIGEAVRDAFDPRKN from the coding sequence ATGGCGTCCTTCGAGCTCTCGCCCATCCAACGCCGTCGTCTGCATAATTTCCGCAACAACCGGCGCGGGTTTTATTCACTTTGGCTGTTTCTGGTCCTTTTCTTCGTGACACTTTTTGCCGAAGTGGTTGCCAACGACAAACCCTTGGTCGTCAGCTATCAGGACGACCTCTATTTCCCCATCGTCGAGCAGGTTAACGAGGAAACCTTCGGGGGCTTCCTGCCCACCGAGGCCGACTACCGGGATCCCTTCATCGCGGATGAAATCAAGGCCAACGGCTGGATGCTCTGGCCGCCGATTCGCTTCAGCTACGATACGATCAACTACAACCTGAAGGTGCCCTCGCCCGCGCCGCCCTCTTCGGTGAACTGGCTGGGTACCGATGACCAAGGCCGGGATGTTGTGGCCCGGCTGATCTACGGCTTCCGTATATCGGTGTTGTTTGCCCTGACGCTGACCTTTTTCAGCTGCATCGTCGGGGTGATCGTCGGCGCTCTGCAGGGTTTCTATGGCGGCAAGGTCGACCTGATTGGCCAGCGCTTCGTCGAAATCTGGTCGGGTTTGCCAGTGCTCTATCTGTTGATCATTCTATCCAGTATCGTTCAGCCCAGCTTCTGGTGGCTGCTCGGTATCATGCTGCTGTTCAGTTGGATGGGACTGGTGGATGTGGTTCGAGCCGAGTTCCTGAGGGCGCGCAATTTCGAGTATGTACGGGCTGCCCGGGCGTTGGGCCTGGATAATCGCACGATCATGTTTCGCCATATGCTGCCCAATGCCATGGTGGCCACCATTACCTTCGTACCGTTTATTTTGACCGGCGCCATTACCGGCCTTACATCGCTGGACTTCCTGGGCTTCGGGCTGCCGCCGGGCTCGCCGTCCCTGGGGGAGCTTATTGCTCAGGGCAAAGCTAACCTGCACGCTCCCTGGCTGGGTATCTCCGCCTTTATCACCCTCGCGATCATGCTGACGCTTCTCGTGTTCATCGGTGAAGCGGTACGCGATGCCTTCGACCCGAGGAAGAACTGA